The genomic segment GCCGCCCGATCCAAGAGGCGGACCGTATTCATAGGAATCCGGAAATTCCTTTAGAAAATTGCCTTCTATGGAATAGAAAAATGAGGAAAAAGAAGCCCGTTCCGCAGCCGGCCAGGCATTAAAGAAGAGGCCGGTGTCTTCAACAACATCGATCGAACACATGCTGCGATCCAGCTTGATGGAATCGATGAACACACCGTCGGTCGAATAGATCTTCAGATTCATTTGACGCAAAAGATAAATTCTGTCATCTGGTCCTATGGAAAAATCGTCGACGGCTTCGAAATCCTCGGGGCCCTGGCCACTTCGGCCGATCCGCCAAAGGAACGTTCCGGACCTGTCGTATTTCGAAAGCTTGCGATCAGATACATCCCAGACATAAATATTTCCGTTCTTATCGGTTCGCACTCTCAGAAGAACACTGAAAAACATTTCGTTTTCGTCACCGGACTCCTTTCCGATGGAAAACAGGTCTTGAAAGACGACTCTGCCTGCGGGAACGGCCGATTGTCCCTGCGTCTTGTTGTCCACGACGATATGGTCGTTTTCCCGGTGGA from the Acidobacteriota bacterium genome contains:
- a CDS encoding 6-bladed beta-propeller; protein product: MNQRKHRPASFIVLICLAAFLSCKNDRHTIHRENDHIVVDNKTQGQSAVPAGRVVFQDLFSIGKESGDENEMFFSVLLRVRTDKNGNIYVWDVSDRKLSKYDRSGTFLWRIGRSGQGPEDFEAVDDFSIGPDDRIYLLRQMNLKIYSTDGVFIDSIKLDRSMCSIDVVEDTGLFFNAWPAAERASFSSFFYSIEGNFLKEFPDSYEYGPPLGSGGPPTVKAFRHLGRHIYFSLPDKYEIREYDLQGQLLRIIRRNVSLDPFTITTQDGKITRISVRDRSGPCFLWNNEYIINILRLIRDEAFPRELYMDFFDKRGFYMGSEPIPPDMYLDHIDDEGRAFFVQQSPFPAILCKRLIIHDPDLP